One Rossellomorea aquimaris DNA window includes the following coding sequences:
- a CDS encoding response regulator has translation MIRIVIAEDQELLRGTMTSILNLEDDMEVVGQVKDGQEALALVHQLKPDLFIMDIEMLERDGPLEAVKTVGCHLLVLTTFPKKGYLERAQQFHAGGYLLKDSPSEELTSSIRSILEGTRVYSPKLNEEDEESQESGSYHIPHPPGPVKNYFTMIMDRMKSPAG, from the coding sequence ATGATTCGAATCGTCATCGCAGAGGATCAGGAATTATTACGCGGAACCATGACCTCCATCCTCAACCTGGAAGACGACATGGAAGTAGTCGGCCAGGTAAAGGATGGGCAAGAAGCACTCGCCCTCGTCCACCAATTAAAACCAGACCTCTTTATTATGGATATTGAAATGCTTGAAAGGGACGGACCTCTGGAAGCTGTGAAGACCGTCGGATGTCATCTGCTTGTATTGACTACATTCCCTAAAAAAGGTTATTTAGAGAGGGCTCAACAATTCCATGCAGGTGGGTATTTACTAAAGGACAGTCCAAGTGAAGAGTTGACTTCCTCGATTCGCAGCATATTGGAAGGGACGCGGGTTTATTCTCCGAAGTTAAACGAAGAGGATGAGGAGTCTCAGGAGTCTGGATCATACCACATTCCCCACCCACCAGGACCGGTGAAGAACTATTTTACAATGATCATGGATAGGATGAAGTCACCGGCAGGGTGA
- a CDS encoding DUF2500 domain-containing protein, whose protein sequence is MSPGGDMMFQIVPVFIGIIFVIVISFILFSVIKGVGEWSKNNQSPTLNVRAKVLAKRTAVRGGGETRAYSQYFVTFEVESGDRVELKVKDNEFGMLVEGDLGELTFQGSRYLGFVRHSQEVHM, encoded by the coding sequence ATGTCACCAGGTGGCGATATGATGTTTCAAATTGTCCCGGTTTTTATAGGGATCATTTTTGTCATCGTGATTTCGTTCATACTGTTCTCCGTTATTAAAGGAGTGGGGGAATGGAGTAAGAATAACCAGTCACCGACTTTAAATGTCCGAGCAAAAGTTCTTGCAAAAAGGACGGCAGTAAGAGGTGGGGGAGAAACAAGAGCCTATAGCCAATACTTTGTCACCTTCGAAGTGGAAAGTGGGGACAGGGTGGAGTTAAAAGTCAAAGATAATGAGTTTGGGATGCTTGTGGAAGGAGATCTGGGGGAATTGACCTTCCAAGGCTCCCGCTATCTTGGATTCGTCCGTCACTCTCAGGAAGTTCATATGTGA
- the rluF gene encoding 23S rRNA pseudouridine(2604) synthase RluF — MRINKYISEAGKASRRGADKLITEGRVTINGKIAKIGDQVNPGDDVKVSGAPVRVARNNVYIALNKPVGITSTTEKGVKGNIVDLVNHPLRIFNIGRLDKDSDGLILLTNDGDIVNEILRAENQHEKEYIVTVDRPISEDFLKQMSEGVKILGTKTLPCKVEQVSKYVFQITLTQGLNRQIRRMCEALGYEVYRLQRTRIMNIQLGNLPVGQWRDLSKKEKTRLFQDLNYEPKEW, encoded by the coding sequence ATGCGAATAAATAAATATATCAGTGAAGCTGGTAAGGCATCGAGACGCGGTGCAGATAAATTGATTACTGAAGGAAGAGTTACCATCAACGGGAAGATCGCGAAGATTGGCGATCAAGTGAATCCCGGGGATGATGTGAAGGTTAGCGGAGCCCCTGTCAGGGTAGCAAGAAATAATGTGTATATTGCATTAAATAAACCTGTTGGGATTACGAGTACAACTGAAAAGGGCGTCAAGGGGAATATTGTGGATCTCGTCAATCATCCGCTACGAATTTTCAATATCGGACGACTGGACAAAGATTCAGATGGCTTGATTCTTCTGACGAACGACGGGGATATCGTCAATGAAATCCTCCGTGCGGAAAATCAGCACGAGAAAGAATATATTGTCACTGTTGACCGTCCGATTTCAGAGGATTTCTTAAAGCAGATGTCAGAAGGCGTTAAGATTCTTGGAACGAAAACCCTGCCTTGCAAGGTCGAGCAGGTGTCAAAATACGTGTTCCAAATCACACTGACCCAAGGATTGAACCGCCAGATCCGCCGCATGTGTGAAGCTCTTGGATATGAGGTCTACCGACTGCAGCGCACACGCATCATGAATATTCAATTGGGGAATCTGCCTGTAGGACAATGGCGCGACCTTTCTAAGAAAGAGAAGACGCGACTTTTTCAAGATTTGAACTATGAACCGAAGGAATGGTAA